One window from the genome of Myxococcales bacterium encodes:
- a CDS encoding sodium-translocating pyrophosphatase yields the protein MIAALSYLAAAMSAASPHGASARPTSEAGLVLPDFSNTFNGTLTYFGMSGWSLLALGLVVCVIGLIFGMVVFNRLKNMEVHGSMKTISELIYETCKTYLKTQAKFIAILWVFIATIIVVYFGVLEKVEVPKVAAIALFSVIGILGSTLVAFFGIRVNTFANSRTAFAALRGKPYPTYAIPLQAGMSIGTMLISVELLLMLAIMLFMPAEYAGPCFIGFAVGESLGAAALRIAGGIFTKIADIGSDLMKIVFNIKEDDARNPGVIADCTGDNAGDSVGPTADGFETYGVTGVALITFILVAIPVLPGIDLGAQMQAVLLVWIFFLRVIMILASIGSYLVNEMVTKAKNANVDKMDFEHPLTVLVWLTSIVSIGLTYLVSYFLIGPGGSEIANLPNGLWWKLSTIISCGTLAGAVIPEAVKVFTSTKSGHVKEVVQASREGGASLNVLAGLTAGNFSAYWMGLIIVGLMAIAWQVSASAGLGELLMAVNNAGGEGSETFMNPFAISAAAAVFAFGLVAFGFLGMGPVTIAVDSYGPVTDNAQSVYELSMIESEPNIREDLKKNFGFEPQFEKAKEFLEENDGAGNTFKATAKPVLIGTAVVGATTMIFAIIMMLTQGLKPEFVGFLSMVHPPFLLGLITGGAIIYWFTGASTQAVSTGAYRAVEFIKANIKLDDGATKASVEDSKKVVEICTLYAQKGMFNIFMTIFFSTLAFACADPFFFIGYLISMALFGLYQAIFMANAGGAWDNAKKIVETELKEKGTDLHAACVVGDTVGDPFKDTSSVALNPVIKFTTLFGVLAVGMAVQLSDTVNMVIAISCFVVSAFFAWRSFYGMRIGSDSKAA from the coding sequence ATGATAGCAGCGCTCAGTTACCTTGCGGCCGCTATGTCGGCGGCCTCGCCACATGGTGCGTCGGCCCGTCCAACCAGCGAAGCCGGCCTCGTCCTACCCGATTTCTCCAACACGTTTAATGGCACGTTGACCTACTTCGGCATGTCGGGGTGGAGCCTCCTGGCCCTTGGCCTGGTGGTCTGCGTCATTGGCCTCATCTTCGGGATGGTGGTGTTTAACCGCCTCAAGAACATGGAAGTCCATGGCTCGATGAAGACCATCTCCGAGCTCATCTACGAGACCTGCAAGACCTATCTCAAGACGCAGGCGAAGTTCATCGCGATTCTGTGGGTGTTCATCGCCACCATTATCGTCGTCTACTTCGGCGTCCTCGAGAAAGTCGAAGTGCCCAAGGTCGCCGCGATTGCGCTGTTCTCGGTCATTGGCATTCTCGGCTCGACGCTGGTCGCCTTTTTCGGCATCCGCGTCAACACCTTTGCCAACTCGCGCACGGCCTTTGCGGCGCTGCGTGGCAAGCCTTACCCAACCTATGCCATCCCGCTGCAAGCCGGCATGAGCATCGGCACCATGCTGATTTCGGTTGAGCTTCTGCTCATGCTCGCCATCATGCTGTTCATGCCTGCCGAGTACGCTGGCCCTTGCTTCATCGGCTTTGCGGTCGGTGAATCACTGGGCGCCGCGGCGCTGCGCATTGCCGGCGGCATCTTCACCAAGATCGCCGACATTGGCTCTGACCTCATGAAGATCGTCTTTAACATCAAAGAAGACGACGCGCGCAACCCAGGCGTCATCGCCGACTGCACCGGCGACAATGCCGGCGACTCGGTCGGCCCAACCGCCGACGGCTTTGAAACCTACGGCGTCACCGGCGTCGCGCTCATCACCTTCATCCTCGTCGCGATCCCGGTTCTCCCCGGCATCGACCTCGGAGCGCAAATGCAGGCCGTGTTGCTCGTCTGGATCTTCTTTCTTCGCGTCATCATGATCCTCGCCTCGATCGGCAGCTACCTGGTGAACGAAATGGTCACCAAGGCCAAGAACGCCAACGTCGACAAGATGGACTTCGAGCACCCGCTCACCGTGCTGGTGTGGCTGACCTCGATCGTTTCCATCGGCCTTACGTACCTGGTGTCCTACTTCCTCATCGGCCCAGGTGGCTCAGAGATCGCAAATCTACCCAATGGCCTGTGGTGGAAGCTCTCGACCATTATTTCTTGCGGCACGCTCGCCGGCGCGGTCATTCCTGAAGCGGTCAAGGTGTTCACCTCAACCAAGTCGGGTCACGTCAAAGAGGTCGTGCAAGCCTCGCGCGAAGGCGGCGCCTCGCTCAACGTGCTCGCCGGTCTCACCGCAGGCAACTTCTCGGCCTATTGGATGGGGCTTATCATTGTCGGCCTCATGGCGATTGCCTGGCAAGTGTCGGCCTCGGCCGGCCTGGGCGAACTGCTCATGGCCGTCAACAATGCCGGCGGCGAAGGCTCAGAGACCTTCATGAATCCGTTCGCGATTAGTGCCGCAGCGGCGGTGTTCGCCTTTGGCCTGGTAGCGTTTGGCTTCCTCGGCATGGGCCCGGTCACCATTGCCGTCGATTCGTACGGTCCGGTCACCGACAACGCGCAATCTGTCTACGAGCTCTCGATGATTGAAAGCGAGCCGAACATCAGGGAAGACCTTAAGAAAAACTTTGGCTTTGAGCCGCAGTTCGAAAAAGCCAAGGAATTCCTCGAAGAAAACGACGGCGCTGGCAACACCTTCAAGGCCACGGCAAAGCCGGTGCTCATCGGCACCGCCGTCGTTGGCGCGACCACGATGATCTTTGCCATCATCATGATGCTGACCCAGGGCCTCAAGCCTGAGTTCGTCGGCTTCCTCTCGATGGTGCATCCGCCATTTCTGCTCGGGCTCATCACCGGCGGCGCCATCATCTATTGGTTCACCGGCGCCTCGACGCAGGCGGTTTCGACCGGCGCCTACCGCGCGGTGGAATTCATCAAGGCCAACATCAAGCTCGACGACGGCGCCACCAAGGCCAGCGTCGAAGACTCCAAGAAGGTCGTCGAAATCTGCACCCTCTACGCGCAGAAGGGCATGTTCAACATCTTCATGACCATCTTCTTCTCGACGCTCGCCTTTGCCTGCGCCGATCCGTTCTTCTTCATCGGCTACCTCATCTCGATGGCGCTCTTTGGCCTCTACCAAGCCATCTTTATGGCGAACGCCGGTGGCGCCTGGGACAATGCCAAGAAGATCGTCGAAACCGAACTCAAGGAAAAAGGCACGGATCTGCACGCGGCTTGCGTGGTTGGCGACACCGTCGGCGACCCGTTCAAGGACACCTCGTCTGTCGCGCTCAATCCGGTCATCAAGTTCACCACGCTGTTTGGCGTGTTGGCGGTTGGCATGGCCGTTCAGCTCTCTGACACCGTGAACATGGTCATCGCGATCAGCTGCTTTGTGGTGTCGGCGTTCTTTGCCTGGCGGTCATTTTATGGCATGCGCATAGGCAGCGACAGCAAAGCCGCGTAA
- a CDS encoding HEAT repeat domain-containing protein, translated as MKRICFFCLALVAAVACADDAQPAAAPHVDYLTLAPTPTRAGHLRFSTSEIHQAEAAAAFLQRLQAGGESAAVRLALVEALPRTGGAFAEALVAYLPREADASVRGAIVATSRRAPASSATLLVARGFADAAADVRAEAARAAASLADGAQFHAQLAHALTDHHADVRQAAAASIGVLGLTAGGAALLAATSDANPDVRVAAFRAYARVAPTAAHDTALVRRMATDTDERVRALARSLASTNP; from the coding sequence ATGAAGCGCATCTGTTTTTTTTGCTTGGCCTTGGTAGCCGCGGTTGCGTGCGCCGATGATGCGCAACCGGCAGCGGCGCCACACGTCGATTATTTGACGTTGGCGCCCACGCCCACGCGCGCAGGCCACTTGCGATTCTCCACCTCGGAGATTCATCAGGCCGAAGCTGCCGCCGCCTTCTTGCAACGCCTGCAAGCCGGTGGCGAGTCCGCCGCGGTTCGCCTTGCACTCGTCGAGGCGCTACCGCGGACCGGCGGCGCGTTTGCCGAGGCGCTCGTCGCGTATCTACCTCGCGAAGCCGACGCCTCGGTGCGGGGCGCCATCGTCGCTACCTCGCGGCGTGCGCCTGCCTCCTCCGCGACGTTGTTGGTTGCGCGTGGTTTTGCTGATGCCGCAGCTGACGTGCGCGCCGAGGCCGCGCGCGCGGCGGCATCGCTCGCAGATGGCGCCCAATTTCACGCGCAGCTCGCCCACGCGTTGACCGACCACCATGCCGACGTGCGGCAAGCGGCGGCAGCTTCGATAGGCGTGCTTGGGCTCACGGCAGGCGGCGCCGCGCTCCTAGCGGCGACGAGCGATGCAAATCCAGACGTTCGCGTCGCGGCCTTTCGCGCCTATGCGCGCGTCGCGCCGACGGCGGCTCACGACACCGCCCTGGTACGCCGTATGGCTACCGACACCGACGAGCGCGTCCGTGCGCTCGCGCGATCGCTGGCGTCGACAAATCCTTAA
- the carB gene encoding carbamoyl-phosphate synthase large subunit — protein sequence MPRRADLRSILIIGSGPIVIGQACEFDYSGTQACKALRAEGLRVILVNSNPATIMTDPELADATYVEPLTVAVLDKILEKERPDAVLPTLGGQTALNLALELHKQGILAKHGTELLGASVKSIEMAEDRALFKEAMARIGLASPRSYLVNSVAEARACIDDIGFPAILRPSFTLGGSGGGIAYNTKEFDRMVQFGLDQSPVSQILIEESVLGWKEFELEVVRDKNDNTVIVCSIENLDPMGVHTGDSITVAPAMTLTDKEYQRMRDASIAVMREIGVTTGGSNVQFAVDPKTGRQLVIEMNPRVSRSSALASKATGFPIAKIAAKLAIGYTLDELTNDITKVTPASFEPSIDYVVVKMPRFAFEKFPAATAVLGPQMKSVGEAMSIGRTFREALGKAIRSMETGRAGFDLPTASHNDDLGELSRAIAIAGPDRLLLLGRAFYLGMTVERAHELTRIDPWFLVQIQQMALGERAVAEAGSLEAIAPSLRALKAHGTSDRRIAALLGITEAAVRGKRHELGIRPVYKRVDTCAAEFAAHTPYMYSTYEEECEAKPSSRPKVIILGGGPNRIGQGIEFDYCCVHAAMALGELGVESIMINCNPETVSTDYDTSDRLYFEPLTLEDVLEICHLEKPTGVIVQFGGQTPLKLAVALAEAGVPILGTSADAIDRAEDRERFGEVMAKLALRAPAWGIARSLDEARAAATAIGFPVMVRPSYVLGGRAMERVYDARGLESYFERVLGAGTHAATTGAADRAGEALGGTIGFPLLIDQFLADAVELDVDVVADKTGAVIVGGVMEHIEEAGIHSGDSACALPPYSLGADIIAIVKQQACALAVELGVVGLMNVQFAVHDGTVYILEVNPRASRTIPFVSKAIGAPLAKIAVKVMWGKTLAELGVREITPQHVSVKEVVFPFVKFDGVDTLLGPEMRSTGEVMGIDVDFPRAFAKSQLAAGSPLPTSGCAFLSVRDQDKPTLVDLARRLRAMGFTLVATAGCAQVISNAGIEVRPINKVLEGRPHCVDAMNNDEIQFVINTTEGTQAITDSQSLRRTALLNQIPYFTTIRGAEAAVAAMEASGRHDLQVKSLQMYQ from the coding sequence ATGCCACGCCGCGCCGATTTACGCTCCATTCTCATCATCGGATCAGGCCCCATTGTCATCGGCCAGGCCTGCGAGTTTGACTATTCGGGCACCCAGGCGTGCAAGGCGCTGCGCGCCGAGGGCCTGCGCGTCATTTTGGTAAATTCCAACCCGGCCACCATCATGACCGACCCCGAGTTAGCCGACGCCACGTATGTCGAGCCGCTCACCGTGGCGGTGCTCGACAAGATTCTCGAGAAAGAGCGGCCGGACGCGGTGCTCCCGACGCTCGGCGGCCAGACCGCGCTCAACCTCGCGCTCGAGCTGCACAAGCAAGGCATTCTTGCCAAGCACGGCACGGAGCTGCTCGGCGCCTCGGTCAAATCCATCGAGATGGCGGAAGACCGCGCGCTGTTTAAAGAGGCCATGGCGCGCATTGGCCTCGCCTCGCCGCGCTCGTATCTGGTGAACTCCGTCGCCGAGGCGCGGGCCTGCATCGACGACATCGGTTTTCCCGCGATCCTGCGGCCGTCGTTTACGCTGGGCGGTTCGGGTGGCGGCATTGCCTACAACACCAAAGAATTCGACCGCATGGTCCAATTCGGACTCGACCAAAGCCCGGTCAGCCAAATCCTCATCGAAGAGTCAGTCCTCGGCTGGAAAGAATTCGAGCTCGAGGTGGTGCGCGACAAAAACGATAATACCGTCATCGTGTGTTCGATCGAAAACCTCGACCCGATGGGCGTACACACCGGCGACTCCATCACCGTGGCGCCGGCCATGACGCTGACCGACAAGGAATACCAACGCATGCGCGACGCCTCGATCGCCGTCATGCGCGAGATTGGCGTCACCACCGGCGGCTCCAATGTGCAGTTTGCCGTCGATCCAAAAACCGGTCGCCAATTGGTCATCGAGATGAACCCACGCGTTTCGCGTTCGAGTGCGCTGGCGTCTAAGGCGACGGGCTTTCCAATTGCCAAGATCGCCGCCAAGCTCGCCATTGGCTACACCCTCGACGAGCTCACCAACGACATCACCAAGGTCACGCCGGCGTCGTTTGAGCCGTCGATCGACTACGTCGTGGTCAAGATGCCGCGCTTTGCCTTTGAAAAATTTCCTGCCGCCACCGCCGTGCTCGGTCCGCAGATGAAATCCGTCGGCGAGGCGATGTCGATCGGTCGCACGTTTCGCGAGGCGCTCGGCAAGGCAATTCGCTCGATGGAAACCGGTCGCGCGGGGTTTGACCTGCCGACGGCGTCGCACAACGACGACCTCGGCGAGCTATCGCGCGCCATCGCCATCGCCGGCCCCGATCGGCTGCTGCTGCTTGGCCGCGCCTTTTACCTCGGCATGACCGTGGAGCGCGCGCATGAGCTGACCCGCATCGACCCGTGGTTCTTGGTGCAAATTCAGCAAATGGCGCTGGGCGAGCGCGCCGTCGCCGAGGCCGGCAGCCTGGAAGCCATCGCCCCAAGCCTGCGCGCGCTCAAGGCGCACGGCACCAGCGATCGCCGCATCGCCGCCTTGCTCGGCATCACCGAGGCCGCCGTGCGTGGCAAGCGCCACGAGCTCGGCATTCGACCGGTTTACAAACGCGTCGACACCTGCGCCGCCGAGTTCGCCGCGCACACGCCCTACATGTATTCGACGTATGAAGAGGAATGCGAGGCAAAGCCAAGCAGCCGCCCCAAGGTCATCATTTTGGGCGGCGGCCCCAACCGCATCGGCCAGGGCATTGAGTTCGACTATTGCTGCGTCCACGCCGCGATGGCGCTGGGCGAGCTCGGCGTTGAGTCGATCATGATCAACTGCAACCCCGAAACGGTATCGACCGACTACGACACCTCTGATCGCTTGTACTTCGAGCCGCTCACCCTGGAAGACGTGCTGGAGATTTGCCATCTCGAAAAACCCACCGGCGTCATCGTGCAGTTTGGCGGCCAAACGCCGCTCAAGCTCGCGGTGGCCTTGGCCGAGGCCGGCGTGCCGATTCTTGGCACCAGCGCCGATGCCATCGATCGCGCCGAAGACCGCGAGCGTTTTGGCGAGGTAATGGCAAAGCTGGCGCTGCGTGCGCCGGCGTGGGGCATTGCGCGCAGCCTAGACGAGGCGCGCGCCGCGGCGACGGCGATTGGCTTTCCGGTGATGGTACGCCCATCCTATGTGCTGGGCGGTCGCGCCATGGAGCGAGTCTACGACGCGCGCGGCCTCGAGTCGTATTTTGAACGCGTGCTGGGCGCCGGCACCCATGCCGCGACCACCGGCGCGGCCGACCGCGCCGGCGAGGCGCTTGGCGGAACGATTGGCTTTCCGCTGCTCATTGACCAATTTCTCGCTGACGCCGTCGAGCTCGATGTCGACGTGGTCGCCGACAAGACTGGCGCCGTGATCGTCGGCGGCGTGATGGAACACATCGAAGAGGCCGGCATCCATTCCGGCGACTCGGCGTGCGCGCTGCCGCCGTATTCGCTCGGGGCCGATATCATCGCCATCGTCAAGCAGCAGGCGTGTGCGCTCGCGGTGGAGCTGGGCGTGGTGGGCCTCATGAACGTACAATTCGCAGTGCACGACGGCACCGTCTACATTCTAGAGGTCAACCCGCGCGCCTCGCGCACCATCCCGTTTGTCTCCAAGGCCATCGGCGCGCCGCTGGCCAAGATCGCGGTTAAGGTCATGTGGGGCAAGACGCTAGCCGAGCTAGGCGTCCGCGAAATCACCCCGCAGCACGTCTCGGTCAAGGAAGTCGTCTTTCCGTTCGTCAAATTCGACGGCGTCGACACCCTGCTCGGGCCCGAGATGCGCTCGACCGGCGAGGTGATGGGCATCGACGTCGACTTTCCGCGCGCCTTTGCCAAGTCGCAGCTGGCGGCCGGTTCGCCGCTGCCGACCAGCGGCTGCGCCTTCTTATCGGTGCGCGATCAAGACAAGCCGACGCTGGTGGACCTGGCACGGCGCCTGCGCGCCATGGGCTTTACGCTGGTCGCCACCGCCGGCTGCGCGCAAGTCATTAGCAATGCCGGCATCGAGGTGCGCCCCATTAACAAGGTCCTCGAGGGCCGCCCGCACTGCGTCGACGCGATGAACAACGACGAGATCCAATTTGTCATCAACACCACCGAGGGCACCCAGGCCATCACGGATTCGCAATCGCTGCGCCGTACCGCCCTGCTCAATCAAATTCCGTACTTCACCACCATCCGCGGCGCCGAGGCCGCGGTGGCCGCCATGGAGGCTTCTGGCCGCCACGACTTGCAGGTGAAAAGCCTTCAGATGTACCAATAG
- a CDS encoding GlsB/YeaQ/YmgE family stress response membrane protein, whose product MSFIWMLIIGLVVGALAKFVIPGKQDGGMLATMLLGVAGAVLVGFLGRAMGWYDTAGEGPGIIASVIGAVALVLIYGAVTGRKASRA is encoded by the coding sequence ATGTCATTTATTTGGATGTTGATAATTGGTCTCGTCGTTGGCGCCCTGGCCAAGTTTGTAATTCCGGGCAAACAAGATGGTGGCATGCTAGCCACCATGCTGCTCGGCGTCGCCGGCGCCGTGCTGGTGGGCTTCCTAGGGCGTGCCATGGGTTGGTACGACACCGCAGGCGAAGGCCCGGGCATCATCGCCAGCGTCATCGGCGCGGTGGCGTTGGTTCTCATCTATGGCGCGGTCACGGGCCGCAAGGCAAGCCGCGCATAG
- a CDS encoding SDR family oxidoreductase — MTLAGKIAVVTGASRGIGRSTALALAGRGAQVALWARRKDDLLAVAKEISDRGGKAIAVVCDVSSSDAVAQAALATHQQLGPVDILVNNAGAVMRGATHEVTDAQWRAMFAANVDGAFYCYRALAVDLRRAGSRIISVASIAGREGTPMLAAYCAAKHALVGFTRALAEELRVVGVSVNAVCPGSVDTAMLREGLPEAKPAMSPDDIARTIEFLAADAPAALTGACLDVWG, encoded by the coding sequence ATGACGCTCGCCGGAAAGATCGCCGTGGTTACCGGCGCCAGCCGCGGCATTGGTCGGAGCACCGCGCTAGCCCTGGCGGGACGCGGCGCCCAGGTGGCGTTATGGGCGCGCCGCAAGGACGACTTGTTGGCGGTGGCCAAGGAAATCAGTGACCGCGGCGGCAAGGCCATCGCGGTGGTCTGCGACGTCAGCAGCAGTGATGCCGTGGCCCAAGCCGCGTTGGCCACGCATCAGCAGCTCGGCCCGGTTGATATATTGGTCAACAATGCTGGCGCCGTGATGCGCGGCGCGACGCATGAAGTGACCGACGCACAGTGGCGCGCAATGTTCGCCGCCAATGTCGACGGCGCGTTTTACTGTTATCGCGCGCTCGCCGTTGATCTGCGACGCGCCGGCAGTCGAATTATTTCGGTCGCATCTATCGCGGGCCGAGAAGGCACGCCGATGCTGGCGGCGTACTGTGCCGCCAAGCACGCCCTCGTCGGCTTTACGCGGGCGCTGGCCGAGGAACTGCGCGTCGTCGGCGTAAGCGTCAACGCCGTATGTCCAGGCAGCGTCGATACGGCCATGCTGCGCGAGGGCCTGCCGGAGGCCAAACCCGCCATGTCGCCGGACGATATTGCGCGCACCATCGAATTTCTCGCCGCCGACGCGCCCGCCGCGCTGACCGGCGCCTGCCTTGACGTCTGGGGCTAA
- a CDS encoding phosphotransferase, with amino-acid sequence MNAPWVPQRVVDAAQAQALMQEAWPSLQIDSIVAFGAGWDNTAFLVNQAWVVRFPRRENCVVSMRREIAALPLLAAKLPLKIPVPTFVCDGTPSFDWPFAAYPVVPGATACKLALSDDERLAAAPRVADFLRALHAIDRTELAAAALPEVRFDFAVLATWEERTASRLDTLVAAGLVPPSRRAALMSVIERGGGGLPSTAVVLHGDLYVRHIVMDAGRTVAGIIDWGDVEFGDVARDLAVAFTMFPPRAREHFLGGYGATTADADFAQVIGTHHAVSALAYAHAQDDADLRREMLLATAWLTMG; translated from the coding sequence ATGAATGCGCCATGGGTGCCACAGCGAGTGGTCGATGCCGCGCAGGCGCAGGCGCTCATGCAGGAGGCATGGCCATCGCTTCAAATCGACTCGATCGTGGCCTTTGGCGCCGGTTGGGACAACACCGCGTTTCTGGTGAATCAGGCGTGGGTGGTGCGGTTTCCTCGTCGCGAAAACTGCGTCGTCTCGATGCGTCGCGAAATCGCTGCCTTGCCGCTGCTCGCCGCCAAGCTGCCGCTCAAGATTCCCGTGCCGACATTTGTTTGCGACGGCACACCCTCGTTTGACTGGCCGTTTGCCGCCTACCCGGTGGTGCCCGGCGCGACGGCTTGCAAGTTGGCCTTGTCCGACGACGAGCGCCTTGCGGCCGCGCCGCGCGTAGCGGACTTCTTGCGCGCGTTGCACGCGATCGATCGTACGGAGCTGGCGGCGGCGGCCCTCCCAGAAGTGCGGTTTGACTTCGCCGTGCTAGCGACTTGGGAAGAGCGCACCGCCTCACGGCTAGACACGCTGGTCGCCGCCGGCCTCGTGCCACCATCGCGACGTGCGGCGCTGATGAGCGTCATCGAGCGCGGAGGGGGAGGGCTCCCCAGCACCGCGGTGGTGCTGCACGGGGACTTGTATGTCCGTCACATCGTAATGGACGCGGGGCGCACGGTCGCTGGCATCATCGACTGGGGCGATGTCGAGTTCGGCGACGTAGCGCGCGATCTCGCCGTGGCCTTTACCATGTTCCCACCGCGGGCGCGAGAACACTTCCTCGGCGGGTACGGTGCGACGACTGCCGATGCAGATTTTGCGCAGGTGATCGGTACGCACCACGCTGTTTCCGCACTCGCCTATGCCCATGCGCAAGATGACGCAGACCTAAGGCGAGAGATGCTGCTAGCAACAGCTTGGCTGACGATGGGCTAA
- a CDS encoding LON peptidase substrate-binding domain-containing protein — protein sequence MSEVPAELPIFPLGGVVLLPGGLLPLHIFEPRYRAMIAACLAGDRMLGIARLRPGFEASYEGRPPVVPICGIGRIVACEELADGRYNILVQGVARAVINREQPPAQPYRVACVSAVADAVYDATAMQARCDEFLEICHRMKPHLGESGDALCGIVASCADPRECLDMVASALIRDPDVRQTLLETLCPLARATVASGYVSQLLAQLQHEADDVN from the coding sequence ATGAGCGAGGTACCCGCGGAGCTGCCGATTTTCCCGCTGGGGGGCGTCGTCTTATTGCCCGGCGGTTTATTGCCGCTGCACATTTTTGAGCCGCGATATCGCGCCATGATCGCCGCCTGCCTCGCGGGCGATCGCATGCTCGGCATCGCGCGGCTGCGACCTGGTTTTGAGGCGAGCTACGAGGGTCGGCCGCCGGTGGTGCCTATTTGCGGCATCGGGCGCATCGTCGCCTGTGAAGAGCTAGCCGATGGCCGTTACAACATCTTGGTCCAGGGCGTGGCGCGCGCCGTCATCAACCGCGAGCAGCCGCCTGCCCAGCCCTACCGCGTGGCGTGCGTTAGCGCCGTCGCAGATGCCGTCTATGATGCAACGGCCATGCAGGCCCGGTGCGACGAGTTCTTGGAAATCTGCCACCGCATGAAACCGCATCTCGGTGAGAGCGGCGACGCGCTGTGCGGCATCGTCGCCAGCTGCGCCGATCCGCGCGAGTGCCTCGACATGGTCGCCTCGGCGCTCATCCGCGATCCCGACGTCCGCCAGACGCTGCTCGAGACCCTCTGTCCTCTCGCCAGGGCCACGGTCGCGTCTGGCTATGTATCCCAGCTCTTGGCACAGCTGCAGCACGAAGCCGACGACGTCAATTAG
- the greA gene encoding transcription elongation factor GreA, whose translation MSDKFPMTPAGYTWMKERLKFLKEVARPNNAKAIEIARGHGDLKENADYSAAKEEQGMIEGRIREYEAKLALSEVIDPLKLSGDRVKFGATITIEETESGDRQTFAIVGEHEADIKKGRISIGAPMVRGLIAKEVGDTVTITTPGGKREVEIVSVDFLDIGPPDEITSNTR comes from the coding sequence ATGAGCGACAAATTCCCAATGACGCCGGCCGGCTATACCTGGATGAAGGAGCGCCTGAAGTTCCTCAAAGAGGTTGCGCGCCCGAACAACGCCAAGGCGATCGAAATCGCCCGCGGCCACGGCGATCTCAAGGAAAATGCCGACTACAGCGCCGCCAAGGAAGAGCAAGGCATGATCGAGGGCCGCATCCGCGAATACGAGGCCAAGCTCGCGCTGTCGGAAGTCATCGACCCGCTCAAGCTGTCGGGCGACCGGGTGAAGTTTGGCGCGACGATCACGATTGAAGAAACCGAATCGGGCGACCGCCAGACTTTTGCCATCGTTGGCGAACACGAGGCCGACATCAAAAAGGGCCGCATTTCGATTGGCGCGCCCATGGTGCGAGGGCTCATCGCCAAAGAAGTCGGCGACACCGTCACCATCACCACGCCTGGCGGCAAGCGCGAAGTCGAAATCGTCAGCGTCGACTTTCTCGACATCGGCCCGCCGGACGAGATTACGTCCAATACGCGCTAG